One Methylomarinovum tepidoasis DNA window includes the following coding sequences:
- a CDS encoding sensor histidine kinase, which yields MIDLDTLNSPEKLKQAFEVFNQLSQTLTDSYRELENQVARLNRELAAARSERLKTLMEKEQLANKLQRLLEALPGGVVVIDDKGVVVECNPAAVQLLGEPLLGERWDDIIARSFAAGCDNPHERRLRNGRIVSISARSLGEMPGQILLLADISEMRALQDLVDQHKRLSAMGEMVASMAHQVRTPLSAAMLYASQLGSPCLDESQRQRFSRRILERLRHLERQVNDMLIFAREGRFVTDRIRVGDFLRRLREAAEPHFATTDVQLEIVSDCDDEIFLGNAEALSGACLNLLTNALEALKGRGRVQVKAGLAGVDGLCLSVSDDGPGIEAAVRTRIFEPFYTTRPNGTGLGLAVVDGIVKAHGGRVSCDSEPGRGTTFRIHLPLASQAVPLASGKDFQSRPLPML from the coding sequence GTGATCGATCTTGACACCCTGAACAGTCCGGAAAAGCTCAAGCAGGCCTTCGAGGTCTTCAACCAGCTGTCCCAGACCCTGACGGACTCCTACCGCGAACTGGAGAACCAGGTCGCGCGCCTGAACCGGGAGCTGGCTGCCGCCCGCAGCGAGCGTCTCAAGACTTTGATGGAGAAGGAGCAGCTTGCCAACAAGCTGCAGCGCCTGCTGGAGGCTCTGCCCGGCGGGGTGGTGGTGATCGACGACAAGGGGGTGGTGGTCGAGTGCAACCCGGCCGCGGTGCAATTGCTGGGGGAACCGCTGCTGGGGGAACGCTGGGACGACATCATCGCCCGCAGTTTCGCCGCCGGCTGCGACAATCCCCACGAGCGCCGTCTTCGCAACGGCCGTATCGTCAGCATCTCGGCGCGTTCCCTGGGAGAAATGCCGGGGCAGATCCTGCTGCTTGCCGACATCAGCGAAATGCGCGCCCTCCAGGATCTGGTGGATCAACACAAACGTCTGTCGGCGATGGGGGAAATGGTGGCGAGCATGGCTCATCAGGTCCGCACCCCTCTGTCGGCGGCGATGCTGTACGCCTCACAATTGGGCAGTCCCTGTCTGGACGAAAGCCAGCGCCAGCGTTTCAGCCGGCGGATTTTGGAACGGCTGCGCCATCTGGAACGCCAGGTCAACGACATGCTGATCTTCGCCCGCGAGGGACGCTTCGTGACCGACCGGATCCGGGTGGGGGATTTCCTGCGCCGGTTGCGTGAGGCCGCAGAACCGCATTTCGCCACCACCGACGTGCAGCTGGAAATCGTCAGCGACTGTGACGACGAGATTTTCCTCGGCAACGCCGAGGCGCTGTCGGGCGCCTGCCTCAACCTACTCACCAACGCCCTGGAGGCGCTCAAGGGACGGGGGCGGGTCCAGGTCAAAGCCGGACTGGCCGGCGTGGACGGATTGTGTCTCAGCGTCAGCGACGACGGCCCCGGTATCGAAGCGGCGGTCAGAACGCGCATTTTCGAGCCGTTCTACACCACCCGCCCCAACGGCACCGGTCTGGGGCTGGCGGTGGTCGACGGCATCGTCAAGGCCCACGGTGGGCGGGTGAGCTGCGACAGCGAACCGGGCAGGGGCACGACCTTCCGCATTCATCTGCCGCTGGCCTCGCAGGCGGTGCCGCTGGCCAGCGGTAAGGATTTTCAAAGCCGGCCGCTGCCGATGCTGTGA
- a CDS encoding sigma-54 dependent transcriptional regulator, protein MNLQSILLVAPETEDRRQIQAILEFCEYPVVAAAPDELEQTLPEAGDFRTAIIATSQGLAKTVQALKRHSPATPVVVLRRRGEGGVLPTGVAADVTATLDWPTTYPLLTELLQRLLRERGTKKPRRPMELFRSLSGDSPAIRQTRRLIEQVADTDVTVLILGESGTGKEVVARNLHYHSSRRNKPFVPVNCGAIPAELLESELFGHEKGAFTGALSARQGRFEMAEGGTLFLDEIGDMPLSMQVKLLRVLQERCFERVGSNRSIQCDVRVIAATHRNLEEEIRAGRFREDLYYRLNVFPIEVPALRERSEDIPALVADLIARIENEKRGSVRLTAAALEVLKRYDWPGNVRELANLIERLAVLYPYGVVDVSDLPEKILRKVDAAPQPKTPMESPRPSAAPAATLPEEGLDLKQHISSLEKALIRQALEETGGVVAHAAKRLKMRRTTLVEKLRKYGLRGEDAAEI, encoded by the coding sequence ATGAATTTGCAATCGATACTGTTGGTGGCGCCCGAGACGGAGGACCGCCGCCAGATCCAGGCTATCCTGGAATTCTGTGAATATCCGGTGGTCGCCGCGGCTCCCGACGAGCTCGAGCAAACCCTGCCTGAAGCCGGAGACTTCCGTACCGCCATCATCGCCACTTCCCAGGGGTTGGCCAAGACGGTCCAGGCCCTGAAACGCCACAGCCCTGCCACCCCGGTGGTGGTGCTGCGCCGCCGCGGGGAGGGAGGGGTTCTGCCGACCGGGGTGGCGGCAGACGTGACCGCGACGCTGGACTGGCCCACCACGTATCCGCTCCTGACCGAACTGCTGCAACGCCTGCTGCGCGAGCGGGGAACGAAGAAACCGCGCCGTCCGATGGAACTGTTCCGCAGCCTCTCCGGCGACAGTCCGGCCATCCGCCAGACCCGGCGTCTCATCGAGCAGGTAGCCGACACCGACGTGACGGTGTTGATCTTGGGGGAGTCGGGCACCGGCAAGGAAGTGGTCGCGCGCAACCTGCACTATCACTCGTCACGGCGCAACAAGCCCTTCGTCCCCGTCAACTGCGGCGCCATCCCGGCGGAACTGCTGGAAAGCGAGTTGTTCGGTCACGAGAAGGGGGCTTTTACCGGCGCCCTCAGTGCCCGCCAGGGGCGCTTCGAGATGGCCGAAGGCGGCACCCTGTTTCTCGACGAAATCGGTGACATGCCCCTCAGCATGCAGGTCAAGCTGCTGCGGGTGCTGCAGGAGCGCTGTTTCGAGCGGGTCGGCAGCAACCGCAGCATCCAGTGCGACGTGCGGGTGATCGCCGCCACCCACCGCAATCTCGAGGAGGAGATCCGCGCCGGCCGCTTCCGTGAGGACCTCTATTACCGTCTCAACGTCTTCCCCATCGAGGTGCCGGCCTTACGTGAGCGGAGTGAGGACATCCCGGCACTGGTCGCCGATCTCATCGCACGGATCGAAAACGAGAAGCGTGGCTCGGTGCGCCTCACCGCCGCGGCCCTGGAAGTCCTCAAGCGCTACGACTGGCCCGGCAACGTCCGTGAGCTGGCCAATCTGATCGAGCGCTTGGCGGTTCTCTATCCCTACGGCGTGGTCGATGTCTCCGACCTGCCGGAGAAGATCCTGCGTAAAGTCGACGCCGCGCCACAACCGAAGACGCCGATGGAGTCCCCGCGGCCGTCCGCCGCGCCTGCAGCGACCCTGCCGGAGGAAGGGCTCGATCTCAAGCAGCATATCAGCAGTCTGGAGAAGGCGCTGATCCGCCAGGCCCTGGAGGAGACCGGCGGTGTCGTCGCCCACGCCGCCAAGCGCCTGAAAATGCGCCGCACCACCCTGGTGGAGAAGCTGCGCAAATACGGTCTTCGCGGCGAGGACGCGGCGGAAATTTGA
- a CDS encoding HlyC/CorC family transporter, with amino-acid sequence MNDLPLSVLFSALGVLILLSAFFSGSETALMALNRYRLQHLAKQKHPSALRAQKLLQRPDRLIGLILLGNNFVNILASSLTTVIALRLYGEAGIAIAAGILTLVILIFAEVAPKTLAATHPEKVAFTAVWILLPLLRLLYPLVWLVNLITNLFLRLLGIRLKQSPANVLSAEELRTVVAEAGARLPERYHNMLLTILDLESATVEDVMIPRQEICGIDLDDPIETIIEQIKNSRHTRLPVFKKSIDNVVGLLHLRKLLPKIPADAFDKETLRQNLDEIHFVPENTPLHQLLVDFKKHHQRFALVVDEYGDVIGLVTLTDIIQELVGELTEDASLVQQQKDGSYIVDAGISIRELNRITGWELPTTGPKTLNGLIMEHLETIPSPGTSLRLNGFKVEILEMEGNVVGKVRIYPQK; translated from the coding sequence TTGAACGACCTTCCTTTGAGCGTATTGTTCAGCGCCTTGGGGGTTCTGATCCTGCTTTCGGCCTTCTTCTCCGGTTCGGAAACCGCCCTGATGGCCCTCAACCGCTACCGCCTGCAGCATCTGGCCAAGCAGAAGCACCCCAGCGCCCTGCGCGCTCAGAAACTGCTGCAACGTCCCGACCGCCTGATCGGGCTGATCCTGCTGGGCAACAATTTCGTCAACATTCTCGCCTCCTCTCTGACCACGGTGATCGCCCTGCGGCTCTACGGTGAGGCCGGCATCGCCATCGCTGCCGGAATTTTGACCCTGGTGATCCTGATCTTCGCCGAGGTGGCCCCCAAGACCCTGGCCGCCACCCACCCGGAAAAGGTGGCCTTCACTGCGGTCTGGATCCTGCTGCCGCTGCTGCGGCTGCTGTATCCCCTGGTGTGGCTGGTCAATCTGATCACCAACCTCTTTCTACGCCTGCTGGGGATCCGCCTGAAGCAATCCCCGGCCAACGTGCTGTCGGCGGAGGAGCTGCGTACCGTGGTCGCCGAGGCCGGCGCCCGTCTGCCGGAGCGGTATCACAACATGCTCCTGACCATCCTGGATCTGGAAAGCGCCACGGTGGAGGACGTGATGATACCGCGCCAGGAGATCTGCGGCATCGACCTCGACGACCCCATCGAAACCATCATCGAACAGATCAAAAACAGCCGCCATACCCGCCTGCCGGTTTTCAAAAAGAGCATCGACAACGTCGTCGGCCTGCTTCATCTCCGCAAACTGCTGCCGAAGATCCCGGCCGACGCCTTCGACAAGGAAACCTTGCGCCAGAACCTGGACGAGATCCATTTCGTGCCGGAAAACACGCCCCTGCACCAGCTGCTGGTGGATTTCAAGAAGCACCATCAGCGCTTCGCCCTGGTGGTGGACGAATACGGCGACGTCATCGGCCTGGTGACCTTGACCGACATCATCCAGGAACTGGTGGGCGAGCTGACCGAGGACGCGAGTCTGGTGCAGCAGCAGAAAGACGGCAGCTACATCGTCGATGCCGGCATCTCGATCCGGGAACTCAACCGCATCACCGGCTGGGAGCTGCCCACCACCGGCCCCAAGACCCTCAACGGTCTGATCATGGAACACCTGGAAACCATCCCCAGCCCCGGCACCAGCCTGCGTCTGAACGGATTCAAGGTCGAAATCCTGGAGATGGAAGGCAACGTGGTCGGCAAAGTGCGAATCTACCCGCAGAAATGA
- a CDS encoding FHA domain-containing protein has protein sequence MAKLTVSFHGNPLEIHHCHEGVLTIGRDPDNTIRIDSPAVAGKQIIIDLEHPSGPQLFCEAGTQPVKVNGHVVDQHSLRDGDHIQLGEHTLLFHDDGPADTHAPKPPPEATLQFLNGKNIGRIVPLKRALTRLGKAGDSIAVVARRKQGFYLSCLEQGEAICLNGEPLGDRTVALRPGDVIEINGNRLLFDVI, from the coding sequence ATGGCGAAGCTGACCGTCAGTTTCCACGGCAATCCGCTCGAGATCCATCATTGCCACGAAGGCGTCCTGACCATCGGCCGGGATCCCGACAACACTATCCGCATCGACAGCCCGGCGGTGGCCGGCAAACAGATCATCATCGACCTGGAACACCCCTCCGGTCCGCAGCTGTTCTGCGAAGCGGGCACCCAGCCGGTCAAGGTCAACGGCCATGTCGTCGATCAACATTCCCTCCGTGACGGCGACCACATCCAGCTAGGGGAACACACGCTGCTGTTCCACGACGACGGCCCGGCGGACACCCATGCTCCGAAGCCGCCTCCGGAGGCCACCCTGCAGTTTCTCAACGGCAAGAACATCGGCCGCATCGTCCCCCTGAAACGCGCCCTCACCCGTCTCGGCAAGGCCGGCGACAGCATCGCCGTGGTCGCCCGCCGCAAACAGGGCTTCTATCTCTCCTGCCTGGAGCAGGGCGAGGCCATCTGTCTCAACGGCGAGCCGCTGGGAGACCGGACCGTCGCCTTGAGGCCGGGCGATGTCATCGAGATCAACGGCAACCGGCTGCTGTTCGATGTCATCTGA
- a CDS encoding PilZ domain-containing protein, giving the protein MSSEDKRRYHRILFQAPARFHDEGRDFPCTIVDLSLQGCLLQADAALPQRGRLEIQLAPGHRITLHLRRVHHQGGRTGFACDHISLEDLSALRRLVELNLGDSALLERDFKALCPAPG; this is encoded by the coding sequence ATGTCATCTGAAGACAAACGGCGTTATCACCGTATCCTGTTCCAGGCCCCCGCCCGCTTCCACGACGAGGGACGGGATTTTCCCTGTACCATCGTCGATCTTTCCCTGCAGGGCTGTCTGCTGCAGGCCGACGCCGCCCTCCCCCAACGCGGGCGCCTGGAAATCCAGCTGGCGCCCGGCCACCGCATCACTCTGCACCTGCGCCGGGTTCACCACCAGGGCGGGCGGACCGGTTTCGCCTGTGACCATATCAGCCTGGAGGATCTGAGCGCGTTGCGCCGCCTGGTGGAACTGAATCTCGGCGACAGCGCGCTGCTGGAACGCGACTTCAAGGCGCTTTGTCCGGCACCCGGGTAA
- a CDS encoding multifunctional CCA addition/repair protein produces MEVYLVGGAVRDKLLGMPVKERDWVVVGETPESMERRGFKRVGRDFPVFLHPETHEEYALARTERKVAPGHRGFVVHASPEVTLEEDLKRRDLTINAMAMTPDGRLIDPYGGLRDLKNRVLRHVSEAFVEDPLRVLRVARFAAKLAHLGFRVAPETMALMRQMVAAGEVDALTPERVWQELVKALAERTPARFFEVLRECGANARLFPEIERLFGVPQPVQWHPEIDTGIHTLMALTAAARLTPDTVTRFAALTHDLGKGLTPPEMWPSHRGHEQRGLEPLAQLCQRLKAPRAYHRLARKVMQYHGLCHRVFELKPATIVEVLYQLDVLHEDRDFEPFLKACEADVRGRKGWEDKPYPQADWWRALRRAALAVRAGELVAKGLKGEALGIELRQARIRAVAVEKRRLQASRRDDVLTRVPDKAP; encoded by the coding sequence ATGGAAGTCTATCTGGTCGGGGGGGCGGTGCGCGACAAGCTGCTGGGGATGCCGGTAAAGGAACGCGACTGGGTGGTCGTCGGCGAAACTCCGGAAAGTATGGAAAGGCGTGGCTTCAAGCGGGTCGGGAGGGATTTTCCCGTCTTCCTCCACCCCGAGACCCACGAGGAGTACGCCCTGGCCCGGACCGAGCGCAAGGTGGCTCCAGGCCATCGTGGCTTTGTGGTCCACGCCTCGCCGGAAGTGACCCTGGAGGAGGATCTAAAGCGTCGGGACCTGACCATCAACGCCATGGCGATGACGCCGGACGGCCGTCTCATCGATCCTTACGGGGGGCTTCGGGATCTGAAGAACCGCGTGCTGCGCCACGTGTCCGAGGCGTTCGTGGAAGACCCTTTGCGGGTGCTGCGGGTGGCGCGCTTTGCCGCCAAGCTGGCCCATCTGGGATTCCGGGTGGCGCCGGAAACCATGGCGCTGATGCGGCAGATGGTGGCCGCCGGCGAGGTGGATGCCCTGACCCCGGAGCGGGTCTGGCAGGAGCTGGTCAAGGCGCTGGCGGAAAGGACGCCGGCGCGGTTTTTCGAGGTGCTGCGCGAGTGCGGCGCCAACGCCCGCCTGTTTCCCGAGATCGAGCGGCTTTTCGGGGTGCCCCAGCCAGTGCAGTGGCATCCGGAGATCGACACCGGCATCCATACCCTGATGGCTTTGACCGCCGCGGCGCGGCTGACGCCCGACACTGTCACCCGTTTCGCCGCCCTGACCCATGATCTGGGCAAGGGTCTGACCCCGCCGGAGATGTGGCCCAGTCATCGCGGCCACGAACAGCGCGGCCTCGAGCCGCTGGCGCAGTTGTGTCAACGCCTGAAGGCGCCGCGTGCCTACCACCGTCTCGCCCGCAAGGTCATGCAGTATCACGGTCTGTGCCACCGGGTCTTCGAGCTCAAGCCCGCCACTATCGTCGAGGTGCTCTATCAGCTCGATGTCCTGCACGAGGATCGGGATTTCGAACCGTTTCTCAAGGCCTGCGAGGCAGACGTGCGCGGCCGCAAGGGCTGGGAGGACAAACCCTATCCCCAGGCCGACTGGTGGCGGGCGCTGCGGCGGGCGGCGCTGGCGGTCAGGGCCGGTGAGCTGGTGGCCAAGGGGCTCAAGGGGGAGGCGCTGGGAATCGAGCTACGTCAGGCGCGTATCCGGGCGGTGGCGGTGGAAAAGCGGCGGTTGCAGGCGAGCCGCCGGGACGACGTGCTTACCCGGGTGCCGGACAAAGCGCCTTGA
- a CDS encoding DUF2007 domain-containing protein, which translates to MQPVYEAGDILEAHIVKGFLEQWGIEVHISGYYLQGGIGELPVSGLVRLWVADEAVARARQALAAYHDT; encoded by the coding sequence ATGCAACCCGTCTACGAAGCCGGCGACATTCTCGAAGCCCACATCGTCAAGGGATTCCTGGAACAATGGGGCATCGAGGTCCACATCAGCGGCTATTATCTCCAGGGCGGCATCGGTGAATTGCCGGTCAGCGGCCTGGTGCGCCTGTGGGTTGCCGACGAAGCGGTGGCACGCGCCCGGCAAGCGCTGGCGGCCTATCACGACACCTGA
- a CDS encoding autotransporter assembly complex protein TamA has product MRWWILVLAVWSGLANAAARPRLHIAIEGEAVPELQANIRAHLSVAQLPCSTPLARLQSLRRRTEREVNAAARALGYYHARITMLRFFRNEGCWQLKLGIIPGPRTRFGPIHIELIGEAANDPAFDQLRRFPPIHPGQPLDHADYEKLKLAFRMLALKRGYFDARFIVHELKVDPAKNLATVHLCFDSGPRYHIGPIKIEQDFLAPNFIRRYLTIKPEQPYESQAIAELHKTLRQLDLFEEIKIYTEPVSEPTPQVPINIVLTPRKRHRYNFGIGYNTNTGPWVKFGYENRRLNRYGHRFGAHLKLSFIDPSAALSYFIPLGNTPNENLRLNAGYRNERLSTYTSHQGTLNAIYNHPRGHWQESLSLGIEFEHSDFKDGKPFSTLLLTPAGHWVGRKLQQDGHIVTHGHRLDLGLSGGMNLYERSGYLKSDLWGKYIFSLPWSARLLHRWQIGAIYAPNFEHVPASVRFYAGGNDSLRGYRYRSLGPKDEQDKTVGGRFLGLLSLEYEQRVYKQWGVAVFFDAGNAFDRLTDIETLSRFGTGIGIRWFSPVGVVRLDFATPVIRDTPQLRFHFSVGPEL; this is encoded by the coding sequence ATGCGATGGTGGATCCTGGTTCTGGCCGTCTGGTCCGGCCTTGCCAACGCGGCAGCACGCCCACGCCTGCACATCGCCATCGAAGGTGAAGCGGTGCCCGAACTGCAGGCGAACATCCGCGCCCATCTGTCAGTAGCGCAGCTACCCTGTTCCACACCGCTCGCCCGACTGCAAAGCCTGCGGCGTCGTACCGAACGCGAAGTAAATGCCGCAGCCCGCGCGCTGGGCTACTATCACGCCCGAATCACAATGTTGCGATTCTTTCGTAATGAGGGATGCTGGCAGCTGAAACTTGGCATCATACCCGGTCCCAGAACCCGATTCGGCCCTATTCACATTGAACTCATCGGGGAAGCCGCCAACGACCCGGCATTCGACCAGCTACGTCGCTTTCCTCCCATCCATCCCGGCCAACCGTTGGATCACGCAGACTATGAAAAACTGAAACTGGCATTCAGGATGCTGGCGCTAAAACGGGGTTATTTCGATGCCCGCTTCATCGTTCACGAACTGAAGGTCGATCCTGCCAAAAATCTGGCGACAGTCCACCTGTGCTTTGATTCCGGCCCCAGGTATCACATCGGGCCGATCAAAATCGAACAGGATTTTTTGGCGCCGAACTTCATCCGTCGCTACTTGACGATCAAGCCTGAACAACCTTATGAGTCGCAAGCAATCGCGGAGCTCCATAAAACTTTACGCCAATTGGATCTTTTCGAGGAGATTAAAATATACACAGAACCTGTATCCGAGCCCACACCCCAAGTACCGATCAACATCGTCTTGACTCCCAGGAAACGCCATCGATACAACTTTGGCATCGGGTACAACACCAATACCGGGCCCTGGGTAAAATTCGGTTATGAAAACCGTCGCCTCAACCGTTATGGACACCGCTTCGGCGCTCATCTCAAGCTCTCGTTCATAGATCCATCAGCGGCTCTCAGCTATTTCATCCCGTTGGGGAACACGCCCAATGAGAATCTACGCCTCAATGCCGGTTACCGAAACGAGCGACTCAGCACTTATACTTCCCACCAAGGCACCTTAAACGCCATATACAATCATCCCCGTGGTCACTGGCAGGAAAGCCTGAGCCTGGGAATAGAATTCGAACATTCGGATTTCAAAGACGGCAAGCCTTTCTCGACCCTGCTATTGACACCTGCGGGGCACTGGGTCGGACGCAAGCTCCAACAGGACGGTCACATCGTCACCCATGGACACCGGCTCGATCTTGGTCTAAGTGGAGGCATGAACTTATATGAAAGAAGCGGTTATCTCAAATCCGATCTGTGGGGTAAATACATTTTCTCGCTACCCTGGTCAGCCCGCCTTCTCCATCGCTGGCAAATAGGAGCCATTTATGCGCCGAACTTCGAGCATGTTCCTGCCAGCGTACGCTTCTATGCCGGGGGCAACGATTCTCTGCGCGGTTACCGTTATCGCAGTCTAGGCCCGAAAGACGAACAAGACAAAACTGTTGGCGGCCGTTTTCTTGGCCTTTTGAGCCTGGAATACGAACAGCGAGTCTATAAGCAGTGGGGCGTTGCCGTTTTCTTCGACGCTGGCAACGCTTTCGATCGACTGACAGACATTGAAACACTGAGCCGCTTCGGGACCGGTATCGGCATCCGCTGGTTCTCACCCGTGGGTGTCGTCCGGCTTGATTTCGCCACCCCGGTCATTCGTGACACCCCCCAGTTGCGCTTTCACTTTAGCGTCGGTCCAGAACTGTGA